A region of Ignavibacteriota bacterium DNA encodes the following proteins:
- a CDS encoding T9SS type A sorting domain-containing protein, which produces MIIHSIYPKLMVAIVAFLFIIQFSSNASENVQRHYQENPLLSNWVPHISQDIHGNMWFSGGWGACYFDGYNWNYIDSTNSGIPNDVVRASCKDGNGNVWISLMMNGLIKFNKNGYENLKEKFPDIIGKNVVRLEYNNNTNSVYLISEKGSYKFDGENWIELYEYGISLNYIIDEEGIVWWNEQNIICHSDNGNVFCDFNNSYKGKQSRYYNFAIDKIGNKYLSTEHGIMKYDGKEWKKIEADFIEDYEKHEIFAPQIICDKENNLWALNSRGKVVKFLDGRWHFKGHAYYGNESRKAEYIFFDKKGHLWVGTGMHGVFEIIDSSIVASVYNENRKLNSNFDIYPNPATDFITISIPEINHRVNPMVDKVQIFDMLGLEVLSVGIGLDLSTQKIDVSHLPAGVYIIRIGNIVEKFVKM; this is translated from the coding sequence ATGATCATACATTCAATATACCCTAAGCTGATGGTTGCAATTGTAGCTTTCCTTTTTATTATTCAATTCAGTTCTAATGCTTCCGAAAATGTACAAAGACATTACCAAGAAAATCCATTATTGTCAAATTGGGTCCCACATATAAGTCAAGATATTCATGGAAACATGTGGTTTTCAGGTGGATGGGGTGCTTGTTACTTTGATGGTTATAATTGGAATTATATTGACAGTACAAATTCAGGAATTCCAAATGATGTAGTCAGAGCATCTTGTAAAGACGGAAATGGTAATGTCTGGATAAGTTTAATGATGAATGGTCTTATAAAATTCAATAAAAATGGATATGAAAATTTAAAAGAAAAATTTCCTGATATTATTGGTAAGAACGTAGTTCGCTTGGAATATAATAATAATACTAATAGTGTCTATCTTATAAGTGAGAAGGGTTCTTATAAGTTTGATGGTGAAAACTGGATTGAACTTTACGAGTATGGTATATCACTAAACTATATTATTGACGAAGAAGGCATTGTATGGTGGAATGAACAAAATATCATTTGCCATTCTGACAATGGAAATGTTTTTTGTGACTTTAATAATTCTTACAAAGGAAAACAAAGTAGGTATTACAATTTTGCTATAGATAAAATTGGCAATAAATATCTTTCAACGGAACATGGTATAATGAAGTATGATGGTAAGGAATGGAAAAAGATAGAAGCAGATTTTATAGAGGACTACGAAAAGCATGAAATATTTGCCCCTCAAATAATCTGTGATAAAGAAAATAATCTTTGGGCTCTTAATTCTCGCGGAAAAGTTGTAAAGTTCTTAGATGGGAGATGGCACTTTAAGGGGCACGCTTATTATGGAAATGAAAGCAGGAAAGCTGAATACATTTTTTTTGATAAGAAAGGGCATCTATGGGTTGGTACAGGTATGCATGGAGTTTTTGAAATAATTGACAGTAGTATAGTTGCATCTGTTTATAATGAAAATCGAAAATTAAATTCAAATTTCGATATTTACCCCAACCCCGCTACAGATTTCATCACAATTTCTATCCCTGAAATCAACCATAGGGTTAACCCTATGGTTGATAAAGTGCAAATATTCGATATGCTTGGATTAGAGGTTTTATCTGTAGGGATAGGGCTTGACCTGTCCACACAGAAAATTGACGTATCTCATCTTCCCGCGGGAGTGTATATCATCCGTATTGGCAATATTGTGGAGAAATTTGTGAAGATGTGA
- the pckA gene encoding phosphoenolpyruvate carboxykinase (ATP), with translation MSNSNIAKLDLSKYGINDVAEIYYNPSYDEIYKHETNQSLEGYERGYITNLGAVAVDTGIFTGRSPKDKYIVRDETTENTVWWANPQPGKKSSDNKPISTEVWSSLKELSVNQLSGKKLYVVDGFAGANPETRLSVRFIMEVAWQAHFVKNMFIRPSDEELENFTPDFIVMNASKTVNPNWNEQGLNSEVFVAFNLHERMAVIGGTWYGGEMKKGIFSIMNYYLPLKGIASMHCSANMGKSGDTAVFFGLSGTGKTTLSTDPHRMLIGDDEHGWDDNGVFNFEGGCYAKCINLDPEKEPDIYGAIKRDALLENVVFDKETGVIDFSSSAKTENTRVSYPLNHIDNIVKPVSKGGHPDKVIFLTADAFGVLPPVSRLTKEQTEYHFLSGYTAKLAGTERGVTEPTPSFSSCFGNAFLMLHPTIYARELTRKMEMCNSRAYLVNTGWIGGPAGVGRRIDIPSTRAIIDAILDGSIENAEFEELPIFGLMIPKSLHDVESRILNPRNLWENPTEWDAQASKLAAKFIKNFENFTDTEHGLSLVAAGPKL, from the coding sequence ATGAGCAATTCAAACATTGCAAAATTAGATTTGAGCAAGTACGGAATTAACGATGTTGCTGAAATCTATTACAATCCGTCTTATGATGAAATTTACAAGCACGAGACAAATCAGTCGCTCGAAGGATACGAGAGAGGATATATAACAAATCTTGGTGCAGTTGCAGTTGATACCGGAATATTTACCGGAAGGTCTCCTAAAGATAAATATATTGTCAGAGATGAAACAACCGAAAATACGGTTTGGTGGGCAAATCCCCAACCAGGGAAGAAAAGTTCTGACAATAAACCAATCTCAACTGAAGTATGGAGCAGCTTAAAAGAGCTATCCGTAAATCAGCTATCCGGGAAAAAACTATATGTTGTTGACGGATTTGCAGGTGCTAACCCAGAAACAAGACTTAGTGTCAGATTCATCATGGAAGTTGCATGGCAGGCGCATTTTGTAAAAAATATGTTTATCCGTCCAAGTGATGAAGAACTTGAAAACTTTACACCTGATTTTATAGTTATGAATGCATCTAAAACTGTCAATCCTAACTGGAATGAACAAGGTTTAAACAGTGAAGTTTTCGTAGCATTCAATTTGCACGAAAGAATGGCTGTAATCGGTGGTACATGGTATGGTGGCGAAATGAAGAAAGGTATTTTCTCAATTATGAACTATTACCTGCCTCTCAAAGGAATAGCATCAATGCACTGTTCAGCTAATATGGGCAAAAGTGGCGATACTGCTGTATTCTTTGGATTATCAGGTACAGGGAAGACTACTCTTTCTACTGACCCTCACAGAATGTTAATCGGCGATGATGAGCACGGTTGGGATGATAACGGTGTATTTAATTTTGAGGGTGGTTGTTATGCTAAATGTATCAACCTTGACCCTGAAAAAGAACCGGATATTTACGGTGCTATTAAGCGTGATGCTCTCCTCGAAAATGTTGTTTTCGATAAAGAAACTGGCGTGATTGATTTTTCAAGCTCTGCAAAAACCGAAAACACAAGAGTTTCATATCCATTAAATCACATTGATAATATCGTAAAACCTGTCTCTAAAGGCGGTCATCCTGATAAAGTAATATTCCTTACTGCCGATGCTTTCGGTGTTTTGCCTCCTGTTTCGAGATTGACTAAAGAACAAACTGAATATCACTTCTTAAGTGGGTATACTGCTAAGCTCGCCGGTACTGAGCGTGGTGTGACAGAACCAACTCCTTCATTCTCATCTTGCTTTGGCAATGCATTTCTAATGCTTCACCCGACAATTTATGCACGCGAGCTGACACGGAAAATGGAAATGTGTAATTCAAGAGCTTATCTTGTAAATACAGGTTGGATTGGTGGTCCTGCAGGCGTTGGAAGAAGAATTGATATTCCATCAACACGCGCCATAATTGATGCTATTCTTGACGGCTCAATCGAAAATGCTGAATTTGAAGAATTGCCGATATTTGGACTAATGATACCTAAGTCTCTTCACGATGTTGAAAGCAGAATACTTAACCCAAGAAATTTATGGGAAAATCCAACAGAATGGGATGCTCAAGCAAGCAAACTGGCAGCTAAGTTCATCAAAAATTTCGAAAATTTTACTGATACCGAACATGGACTAAGTCTTGTTGCAGCAGGTCCAAAGTTATAA
- a CDS encoding T9SS type A sorting domain-containing protein, translating to MYKMLLITILLMFPSICNSTGWKYITRPSQNNSINKLINKLECFSPDYCIAYIGNGNTYVSSDQGLKWDSVYKFNKLPDTWFIVSKDTQYYVYYEDCNCGKPIYKKKIEMVYDNFKDVRTVLERDTAHSEVILFLPYMLNSKKGLMLSYEFKNDFSFDFDNINYYLLKTEDGWHTTSRIDPPKSFTRPGRAYYTFSNGDILFYQSGQYKYINNSDTVTRGRIASRYNFEKDQWTLLYEFPKIVNEDTTYYELGPGLIQMVNDSVGFGYRARQAAATIDSSMYFYDVFYRTRDGGKSWQKTMDTLRLSAKDDLQSFSFYDEKNGLLVGRNGKVLMTNDGGDTWYLEDPKAFSKSHLIAVMDVDWAGQFPIIGTRLDGDIYRYEGNFFKFDFKAPDLFYPKSESVGNSYNILFRWEKLRDATSYKFELSKDSEFSNILRVTDGNQMNSNYNGLEPFTEYWWRVSSTNGQESKTSAPAKFRTQMPLPQLTSPICGKKEEELKLNLTWNTVKGAEYYRIRVTKDGTLSTFDYEYEGITTTEIEIEELDDLTLYYWQVQPYRTDEVGRWSDVCYFTTKLGTSVIDGNNIIFRIKPNPASDYITISIPEINHRVNPMVDKVQIFDMLGIEVAQTPSSVNNMKNTQTGASELLRIDVSHLPAGVYIIRIGNIVEKFVKM from the coding sequence ATGTATAAAATGTTATTAATTACGATACTTCTGATGTTTCCAAGTATTTGTAATTCAACAGGATGGAAATATATAACCAGACCTTCGCAGAATAATAGTATAAACAAATTAATAAATAAATTGGAATGTTTCAGTCCTGATTACTGCATAGCATATATTGGCAATGGAAATACTTATGTGTCTTCCGATCAAGGATTGAAATGGGATTCTGTTTATAAATTTAATAAACTGCCGGACACATGGTTCATAGTTTCTAAGGACACGCAATACTATGTATATTACGAAGATTGTAATTGTGGTAAACCAATTTATAAAAAGAAAATTGAAATGGTTTATGATAATTTCAAGGATGTACGAACTGTTTTGGAAAGAGATACTGCTCATAGTGAGGTTATACTATTTTTACCGTATATGCTGAATAGTAAAAAAGGATTAATGTTATCTTATGAATTTAAAAATGATTTTTCGTTTGATTTTGACAATATCAACTATTATTTGTTAAAGACAGAAGATGGTTGGCATACAACAAGTAGGATTGACCCGCCAAAAAGTTTTACAAGGCCTGGCAGAGCTTATTATACATTTTCTAATGGAGATATATTGTTTTATCAAAGTGGACAATACAAATATATTAATAACTCCGACACAGTCACACGTGGAAGAATAGCTTCACGTTATAATTTTGAAAAAGACCAATGGACACTTTTATATGAATTTCCAAAAATTGTAAATGAAGACACTACATATTATGAGTTAGGACCAGGTTTAATACAAATGGTAAACGACAGTGTTGGATTTGGTTACAGGGCACGACAAGCCGCTGCAACGATTGATAGTTCTATGTACTTTTATGACGTATTTTACCGTACAAGAGATGGTGGAAAATCTTGGCAAAAAACTATGGATACACTCAGACTTTCAGCAAAGGATGATTTGCAGAGTTTCTCGTTTTATGACGAGAAAAACGGCTTGCTTGTGGGTCGTAACGGCAAGGTATTGATGACAAATGATGGCGGTGATACATGGTATTTAGAAGACCCAAAAGCATTTTCTAAATCTCATTTAATAGCAGTGATGGATGTGGACTGGGCAGGTCAATTTCCAATTATAGGTACCCGGCTTGATGGCGATATATATCGCTATGAGGGCAATTTTTTCAAATTTGACTTTAAAGCACCTGACTTATTTTACCCTAAATCAGAAAGTGTTGGAAATTCATATAATATACTTTTCCGGTGGGAGAAATTGCGTGATGCAACAAGCTATAAGTTTGAATTATCAAAAGATTCTGAATTCAGTAATATTTTAAGAGTTACTGATGGAAACCAGATGAATTCGAATTATAATGGATTAGAACCATTTACAGAATACTGGTGGCGAGTCAGTTCAACGAATGGTCAGGAATCAAAAACCTCAGCCCCTGCAAAATTCCGAACCCAGATGCCACTGCCCCAATTAACTTCTCCAATATGTGGTAAAAAAGAGGAGGAATTAAAACTGAACCTTACCTGGAATACAGTCAAGGGAGCAGAATATTACAGAATACGAGTAACAAAAGATGGCACACTCAGCACATTTGACTATGAATACGAAGGCATAACAACGACTGAAATTGAAATAGAAGAACTTGATGATCTTACACTCTATTATTGGCAGGTACAGCCCTACCGCACTGATGAAGTTGGCAGATGGTCGGATGTATGCTACTTCACAACCAAGCTCGGCACTTCAGTTATAGATGGAAATAATATAATTTTCAGGATAAAGCCCAATCCCGCAAGTGATTATATTACAATTTCTATCCCTGAAATCAACCATAGGGTTAACCCTATGGTTGATAAAGTGCAAATATTTGATATGCTTGGAATTGAGGTAGCGCAGACGCCCTCGTCTGTGAATAATATGAAAAATACTCAGACGGGAGCGTCTGAGCTACTAAGAATTGACGTATCGCATCTGCCCGCAGGCGTGTATATCATCCGTATTGGCAATATTGTAGAGAAATTTGTGAAGATGTGA
- a CDS encoding polyprenyl synthetase family protein translates to MNFLETYSELLKLVENRIREVVPKIEPSRLYEPFEYIMTAGGKRLRPVLTLLAAGSVGGDPKSALDSAIALEVLHNFTLVHDDIMDNSPIRRGRRTVHEKWDSATAILLGDVMVGYAFKLLPDTRMHERADKIREVFTNELIEVCEGQVIDMMFNEKKDVTMMDYLQMIDKKTARLIETSAVIGGHIGLGSKEEIEALKHIARNAGLAFQIQDDLLDMTADQQDFGKKIGKDIIEGKKTYLIITALQRAESTEDKKLLDDFYENNGLPENRVKDMDELFKRNGIYSLAENEIDFFFGTAKKSYPFLKKNQYSEHLIHLIESLNKRSV, encoded by the coding sequence TTAGAGAAGTCGTTCCAAAAATCGAACCTTCAAGGCTGTATGAGCCATTCGAGTATATAATGACTGCAGGCGGAAAGCGACTCAGACCTGTGCTTACACTTCTTGCTGCCGGTTCTGTTGGCGGTGACCCTAAATCAGCTTTGGATTCAGCAATTGCGCTTGAGGTATTGCATAATTTTACTCTTGTTCATGATGATATTATGGATAATTCACCCATCAGGCGAGGACGCCGGACTGTTCATGAAAAATGGGATTCTGCTACGGCTATACTTCTTGGAGATGTGATGGTCGGGTATGCGTTTAAATTGTTGCCGGATACAAGAATGCACGAAAGAGCGGATAAAATTCGTGAAGTATTTACCAATGAACTGATAGAAGTTTGTGAAGGTCAAGTAATTGATATGATGTTCAATGAAAAAAAAGATGTTACCATGATGGACTATTTGCAGATGATTGACAAGAAAACTGCAAGACTCATTGAAACATCAGCCGTAATTGGAGGGCATATCGGTCTTGGTTCAAAAGAAGAAATTGAAGCTCTAAAGCATATTGCAAGAAATGCCGGTTTAGCGTTTCAAATTCAGGATGATTTACTTGATATGACAGCTGACCAACAAGATTTCGGAAAGAAAATCGGTAAGGATATTATAGAAGGTAAGAAGACTTACTTAATTATTACTGCTCTACAGCGGGCTGAGTCAACTGAGGATAAGAAACTTCTTGATGATTTTTATGAAAATAATGGCTTACCTGAAAATAGAGTTAAAGATATGGATGAACTTTTTAAGAGAAATGGCATTTATTCTCTTGCTGAGAATGAGATAGATTTCTTTTTCGGAACTGCTAAAAAGAGTTACCCATTCTTGAAAAAAAATCAGTATTCGGAACATTTGATTCATCTGATAGAATCCTTAAATAAGAGATCGGTCTAA